From the genome of Scytonema hofmannii PCC 7110, one region includes:
- a CDS encoding SdrD B-like domain-containing protein: MTPEFNKIDKKTPRFLTFKQTLLTSLFTLAQVPLLGIVSGGGKVLAQTTSCPANTTPQTLNWNPANNVAGITSQNLTINGINATISFTESIPGQVIDQNQTLISNDVYGGLAGPNLRFNIGFPLNDPAPVGSSATLTITFSQPITLASPLTLLDVDRDGARDTINGEEFVYQDRVTVNAFNGNTPVGVNLVSPGQYVRVTGNVAEGIIENAFPAESFGNVSAAIANPVNRIQITYEPGTEFGAPDQDETIGLTRLQICVPTGTGIIGDTVFNDVNGNSVQDPGEVGIANVPLTLTGAGPDGQLGTADDTTQTTTTNNTGNYSFPSLSPGTYRVAVTTPPAGFTPTLTQPNPIALADGQTINTIDFGFQQGAGGTIGDTVFTDTNGNSVQDPGETGIANINLVLTGAGPDGQLGTADDTTQTTTTNNNGNYNFTNLPASTYRVAVSNPPAGLTPTLTQPNPITLASGQTLNTVDFGFRPGANGTIGDTVFNDTNGNNTQDPGEPGLPNITLVLTGAGPDGQLGTPDDTSQTTNTNNNGNYSFTNIPPGTYRVTVNNPPAGFNPTLTQPNPVNLAAGQTINTVDFGFTQLAQGIIGDTAYTDTNANGVQDPGEPGISDRNISLVGAGPDGQFGTPDDINRTTTTDGNGRYSFTSLPPGNYRVTVTNPPGGFNPTQTPPATITLGASQNFDTADFGFTQQALGSIGDTVYTDTNANGTQDAGEPGISGRTITLTGAGPDGQFGTSDDISRTATTDNNGRYSFPNLTTGNYRVAVSNPPTGANPTQTPPATITLASGQNLDTADFGFTQQQLGSIGDTVFIDTNRNNAQDPGERGISGATVTLTSPGPDGQSGTPDDINRSATTDENGRYLFPNLPVGTYRVTVSDRPADFTPTLVPPETVTLAAGQNIDTVDFGFFASAVGAGEPNLRLVKRITNVLRNNQPISGNFNTFDDGSGDDDNNINQLQPVLGIRDLQTPLQSGDEVEYTIYFLAQNTNDVRFCDLIPEGTSYSNGTIAVVGSGTGADQGTFLTPLAPLPANNTCLSQTNSRGAVIVNFGTFGASSGNPAYIRFRVRVD; the protein is encoded by the coding sequence GTGACTCCTGAATTTAATAAGATTGATAAAAAAACACCCCGTTTTCTGACATTCAAGCAAACACTACTGACATCACTTTTCACTCTCGCACAAGTTCCCTTACTGGGGATCGTTTCCGGAGGTGGAAAGGTGTTAGCACAAACAACAAGTTGTCCGGCTAATACAACGCCACAGACACTCAACTGGAATCCAGCTAACAACGTTGCTGGAATTACCAGTCAAAACCTGACTATTAATGGAATTAATGCCACTATTAGTTTCACCGAAAGCATCCCTGGTCAAGTTATCGATCAAAATCAAACATTAATTAGCAATGACGTCTATGGTGGTCTTGCCGGACCAAATCTGAGGTTTAATATAGGTTTTCCACTTAACGATCCAGCACCTGTGGGTAGTAGCGCAACGCTCACCATTACCTTTTCACAGCCAATCACTTTAGCATCCCCCCTGACCCTTTTAGATGTTGACCGAGATGGTGCGCGTGACACTATCAACGGGGAAGAATTCGTATACCAAGATAGAGTTACAGTCAATGCATTCAACGGCAACACACCTGTTGGAGTCAACCTTGTATCACCCGGTCAATATGTTAGAGTGACTGGCAACGTTGCAGAAGGTATTATTGAGAATGCTTTTCCCGCAGAATCCTTTGGTAACGTCTCAGCTGCGATCGCCAATCCGGTGAATCGAATTCAAATTACCTATGAACCGGGAACAGAATTCGGTGCGCCAGATCAAGATGAAACCATTGGTCTTACAAGACTACAAATTTGTGTACCAACGGGAACAGGTATAATAGGCGATACTGTTTTCAACGATGTCAATGGTAACAGCGTTCAAGATCCTGGTGAAGTTGGCATTGCTAACGTTCCCCTCACTTTAACGGGTGCTGGCCCTGACGGTCAATTGGGTACGGCAGACGACACAACCCAAACCACAACTACCAATAACACCGGTAACTACAGCTTCCCCAGCTTATCCCCAGGAACTTATAGAGTTGCTGTTACCACGCCTCCAGCAGGTTTTACGCCTACCCTGACTCAGCCCAATCCGATCGCTCTAGCGGACGGTCAAACCATTAACACCATTGACTTTGGGTTCCAGCAAGGAGCAGGTGGGACAATTGGGGATACTGTGTTTACTGATACTAACGGTAACAGCGTTCAAGATCCTGGAGAAACGGGAATTGCTAACATTAACCTCGTCCTTACAGGCGCTGGTCCTGACGGTCAGCTTGGGACAGCAGACGATACCACCCAAACCACAACTACCAATAACAACGGTAACTATAATTTTACGAATTTACCCGCAAGCACTTATCGAGTAGCCGTTAGCAACCCTCCTGCTGGTTTAACACCAACTTTAACTCAGCCCAATCCCATCACTTTGGCGAGTGGTCAAACTCTCAACACTGTTGATTTTGGTTTCCGACCGGGAGCAAACGGTACAATTGGGGATACAGTGTTCAATGATACTAATGGGAACAACACCCAAGACCCAGGAGAACCAGGGCTTCCTAACATCACCCTCGTCTTAACAGGGGCGGGTCCTGACGGTCAGCTTGGTACACCTGACGATACTTCCCAAACCACAAATACTAATAACAACGGGAACTACAGTTTTACCAATATACCTCCAGGTACCTATAGAGTTACTGTTAACAACCCGCCTGCTGGTTTCAACCCAACACTGACTCAGCCTAACCCCGTTAATTTAGCGGCTGGTCAAACTATCAATACCGTTGATTTTGGCTTTACTCAGTTAGCACAAGGTATTATTGGTGACACAGCATATACTGATACTAATGCCAACGGCGTTCAAGACCCAGGAGAACCAGGGATTAGCGATCGCAACATTAGTCTAGTAGGTGCTGGACCCGACGGTCAATTTGGTACACCTGACGACATCAACCGTACCACCACTACGGATGGTAATGGTAGATACAGTTTTACCAGTCTACCTCCTGGGAATTACAGAGTTACCGTCACCAATCCTCCCGGTGGTTTCAACCCCACTCAGACTCCACCTGCAACCATTACTTTGGGAGCCAGTCAGAATTTTGACACAGCAGATTTTGGCTTCACTCAGCAAGCACTAGGCTCAATTGGTGACACTGTATACACAGATACTAATGCGAACGGTACTCAAGATGCAGGAGAACCAGGAATTAGCGGTCGCACTATTACCCTAACAGGTGCGGGACCCGATGGTCAGTTTGGCACATCTGATGATATCAGCCGGACTGCGACTACTGACAATAATGGCAGATACAGCTTCCCCAATTTAACTACAGGGAACTATAGAGTCGCCGTCTCCAACCCACCTACAGGTGCTAACCCAACTCAAACTCCACCAGCCACCATTACTCTAGCCTCAGGTCAAAATCTTGACACGGCTGATTTTGGTTTTACACAGCAGCAACTCGGTTCCATTGGCGATACTGTCTTTATTGACACCAATCGCAATAACGCTCAAGATCCAGGAGAAAGGGGAATCAGTGGCGCTACCGTAACATTGACAAGTCCAGGTCCTGACGGTCAATCAGGTACACCTGACGATATCAACCGTTCTGCAACTACTGATGAAAACGGTAGATATTTGTTCCCCAACTTACCTGTAGGTACTTACAGAGTGACTGTGAGCGATCGTCCTGCGGACTTCACCCCCACACTAGTTCCACCAGAAACCGTTACCTTAGCTGCCGGTCAAAATATTGACACAGTAGACTTTGGTTTCTTTGCTTCTGCTGTAGGTGCAGGTGAACCTAACTTACGCTTAGTCAAGCGGATTACCAACGTATTAAGAAACAATCAGCCCATTAGTGGCAATTTCAATACTTTTGATGACGGTTCTGGTGATGATGACAATAATATCAATCAGTTACAACCAGTTCTCGGCATTCGCGACCTTCAAACTCCTTTACAAAGTGGTGATGAAGTCGAATACACAATCTACTTCCTTGCTCAAAATACGAACGATGTCAGATTCTGCGATTTAATTCCAGAAGGAACAAGTTACAGTAACGGTACTATTGCCGTTGTTGGTAGCGGTACTGGTGCAGACCAAGGTACATTTTTAACTCCTCTAGCACCTTTACCTGCAAACAATACCTGCTTGAGCCAGACAAATAGCAGGGGTGCTGTGATTGTTAACTTTGGCACTTTTGGGGCTTCTAGTGGTAACCCTGCTTACATTCGTTTCCGTGTCAGAGTTGATTAA